Within Fusarium fujikuroi IMI 58289 draft genome, chromosome FFUJ_chr08, the genomic segment CATGATTCGGCGGCCCGGCTGCCGTTGAGTTTGTCTGGTGGCGCTCGACTTTTACGGAAAAATCCCCCGCAAACCCGTATCACGCTCCCCAATCAGCCCACTGTTTTCTTTTACCCACTACCGTATTTTAGAAAGACCTCGGGTAAGTCGCTTACTTTGATGCCATTTTTAAAATCATTGATGACAGCTCGATTCGTCTGTGGTGTTACCCCATAGGTGAGCTTGAGTTGCATTCGGCCCTTCCAGAACAGAAAATATGAGTTGTCTGGTCGTACACTGCCGTACTCTGAACCCAAGAATGATAAGCGGCAACCTCTTCTCTTGCTTGCCATTGCAAATGTCTTGTGCGGAGGGAACCCGCTTGCGCTTGGCAGCagtgaggtgaggttggCGAGCAGGCCAGAGGCGGAATTAGAACTTCTGACATTAAATTAGGGTGCCAGATTGAATTGGTCTAAGGTTTTACTAAATTTACTCAATTACTTTTATTGCTTAGGATAAAGTTCTCAAGTTTTCTCCCCTCGGCAAGATGCACCAGTTGAGATCCAAGGGTTGCATCAGATCATCATCCAGGTTGGTTAGCGCCGATTTTTCGCCTCTGGGCACGGGAACAAGCACAGCTGTCGGTCGCGCACAGTCTTGACCATTGTACATACATGTTCACAAAGACTATCAAGGCAGTCATGCTGGTTTAGCAAGTTTAACCTGGTCATATTTACGAAATCGCAAAGCCCTCAACGCCAAGCGCATAATGCCATGGCCGCTTTGTCTCGCATTCTGCCAGTTCTGCTCAAAACAAATGGACATCAGCCAACGGTCTAATGCGCTGTCAATCATCCAAGCCATTCAGCCTCAAACCCGTTCATCGGCCAAGCCGGCAATCCCATGCCGAGTCCACGTGGCGAAACCGAAAGACAGTTGCACTCACGTGGCTCAGCGCGCTTGGCAAGTCGCGCCTCGTCTACGCCTTTGTGCTCGCCAATGTCAGCATTTTCTTGATTTCATGATCAGTATCACTTAGCATCTCGTCAAGCTTGTGGTTTGGGGGATTGAGAAAGAACTTTCAGGGCATCCTATGTCGTCAACGGCACGAAGCCGCCAGTCTCAACCTTGCGCTTAAAGTCGACAAActgttgaggttgttgttggtcaTCACGGGACGCGATCCGATAACGCTCCCCAGAGGTACGCGTTTATTACCCTGCACTCTCCGCCAGAAAACCATTTCTGTACCCACTCGCTACCATATTTTCCCAAATGCCGCGGCTCCGTCGTTTACTTTGATTCCATCGCTGAAAGTTTTCCTGAGTCGTTGACATTGACGTCCCTTTCTGGGGTGCAATTACCTCATCGGTGTTCCTTAGTTACGACCATTCATAGCTGATATCTCGAGTTGTACCTCACTGTCTCTCAGAACTGGGGGCAAAAGATGCATTGGGTATACGAGGTTGTTCCATTTCGCGGAAGCGCACATTTCGCACGTTTCTGAGCATGCCTAGTAAGCAAGGCAGCAAGATAAGTTCAACATTTCCAGTGCTATTTCATGTACCTGGCTTTGATTAGTGTTTCATTTGACTTTCTCTCGTACTTGTTTCCTTGAACAATGTGGGATAACtgttattaactatatttaatgaCATAAGCCATGTTTTGCACTTTCTCCCTGGCTCCGTTATACTTGTCTCTTTCAAGTTGTTGACCTCGCGTTCCAACTATATAAGTTCTGTACGGAGTATAGCGTGGTGTAATAATTTATTTGCATCCTTTGCAAAACGAATAAACTGAACACCATAGGAAGGATCAAGCAAAACATAGTCAGGGCCTATTGCCATGATCTCGTCTCGGTATTGTGCAGGTCTCCATAATAGCGGCTTGTTGTGAAAATTTATCCATTCGCCGTTAGGACCTTGGGTGTATTCACCGTAAGTTAAAGCCATGTGATGTGGGTCTTCTCCGCTCTCTCTGTTTATGACAACCTTGTCCTTAGTATACACCTCGTAAGGTTGACTTGAAATCGACTCCTCAAAGAAACGTATGTAAAATGTTCCACTATCAGTAGACACAGTGGACTCGTtgagaaaaaagaaatgaTGGAACCCATCGTGATGATGTCTGAGACCATTTTCATTTCTGCCCCAGGGCCATACTTGGATACCATCACTATTTGTGCTCAAGCTCCGTAAAAATGAGAAGGAGCCTAGACCGTATCGCATCATGGCGAAGGATCCACTCAAAGACAATTTAAGCCTTGGTTCTGGGACCTTGTTAGGGGTCTGAAGAGCCCGACAGTAAGGAAGTTCGATCCGAGAAAGCACTTCGCCGTTTTCAACATTGTACAAGTGGAATGCCTCATTACCCGATAATTCGTTATCAGGGCACCACAGTATTCCCAATTTATTACCGGTAAAAGCTATCGAGGCAGCCTTTAGTGATTGATTGTCGGGCTGTCTGAAATTCCGCGTCCGTTTCCCTGTCGTGAGATTCCATACAGAAATGCCGCCCATAGACCAACGAGCTGCTACCCACCGATCGCCATTCTGTCTTTTGTCAGAGACTGCAGTAATTTCACTATGGAAGTCACCCGAGAGTCTCTGCCAGCTCTCCCTGGTTAAATCCCACCCAAGGATCAATTCCAAGTTGACGACTAGCAGGTAGTGATCCTTTGGTGAAAATTTGATAGTCTTCGTACTTTGATGAGTGACTTCAGCTGCGGGTAAGGAACATATCATGTCGCTAGTCGATGCGTCCCATACTTCAATACTGCGGCCGAGATCGTAAGCTATCAACTGTCCGTTATCAGAGATGTAGACCTCCTCGTGAGCATCTCTTGTTGTACGTGACGTATCAGCCAGGAGGGTATTAGCATCCAAGATCCATAAACCGTTCTCGTTGCCGCATGCAACTAATTGATCATCGAATGAAATCGCAATTGCTTCCGCATACAAGTTTCGCGGCAAGCCAATTATCCGCCGTACACGGCGATTAGCACGATCGCATATGGCAAGTCCATTTCTCCCACCgagaagcagccaagaaccAGAGTGTGAGACAGCCAAAAGATGAAAAGAGTACTCAGTGTGAATCCACTTTTTACACTTTTTCTCCATAACATTCCAAAGGTAGATGTTATTTCCACTGTCACAAAACATGAGTAGGTATGTATTGGGGATGAACTCCGTGTCATGTATAGTCCCGATGTCCGCCCAATTAGGATTCTTGTTCTGTTCGCCTGTTCCTAAATTCAGGACACCAATTTGGGTGCTGCCGCGCATGTGAACCGCTACCCAGCAACCatttgatgagaaggagaaaaaaaGCGGGTTCCCAAAAGACAAATAAGGGAATTCATTGCCGAGAAGAAACCATCGACGAATTCCACCGCTAATGTCATAGATCACTAACATTGATCGATAACACATTAGCAGGGACTGGTTGTCGGGTGAGATCACCATGTCTAGCCAGTCAGAGCTGTCAAGCTCTAGACGCCAGGCGACCCTCTTCAAATTCAAGTCGTGAACTTGAATCTCGCACTCGGAAGCGAGAATTGCTGACCATTTACCGTCTGACGATGCAGCAGTGTCATGGCTAAGATCTTTTTTCATGATGTCAGGTACAGGCTCTTGGCTGACGTTCCATCTGAGCAATTCTGAAAATGTGGTTGTAACTAGCATTTGACTTGTGGGCGCGAAGCTCATACTGATAATATGAAGACAATCATCGTGTTCAAAAAGTCTCCGGATTGGGCTCCACTCCTTGTCGACTTTTGGGCCCTCGGTGAATATTTCCCAAGTGTACTGTTTGAATCGACTGCGGATAAGGCTATTCTTCGGGCTGTAGAGCAAGCCAGAGGCGTAAATTTGGAGTGGATATCGTTCAATTATAGAACAGAAGTAGTGTGCGAACCTGAGGGCATCCTCAATCAGGGCCTTGTAGCTTGCCTGCCCATGCTATTGGAATCAATCAGTAATTCTGACGTTAGACCAATTGGGAAAATTCGAAACATACATCTGCTAAGTTCCTTAAAATTTCTAGAGCTTTCAGTCCCGCTGGTAGGTTCTGACATAAAGCGAGCGCCTCTAACCAGAACAAGAACTTCTCACTAATAAACTTATTTACAGTGCCAGTACCAGTGATATTGATGTTTGACTCGTCCAGAATGGAGAGCTTGCTCGCCTCTTGCATATGGTCAGCCCAGAAAACACATGGGTATTCCATGTTGTCCAATGGATCCGGATCGGGACAATTCCGTAGAGCTGCATCCAATGAGACTCCTGGGTAGACCAAGCCATAGATATCCCGACGGAGGCTTTGCATCATAGCGATACACCTTTGAAAGAGGTCGTATTGGTGATGCGCAAGTCCAGATTGAAAGAGTAATGTGCTTGTCTCTTTGAGCAGAAAGTCTTTCGCAGAATTATGGACGAAGACAACAATGTTGCTTTTTGTCGTCAGAAATGAACCGCATTCCACTATGAGATCAGGAAGTGTCTCCTCATCCACGTTCAGGTTCTCTATAGCTATGAGCTCTGAAAAGGTAAGGGGACGGAAGACCGTTGACGCGATGGCAAGGATTCTAATGTAGAGGTCGCCGTTCTCAGACTTGTGAATTTGATGTATCATCTTCGCATAGAGCTCGTTGAGGCCCTGGGGAAATTGTGATAATTGGTTGGGAATTTCCCAACTTCGGCATCTCTCCAGTCGTTGGCATACCAAGGCCACCCAGAGAAAGGTACCATGGGCGTGCTGAGACAGGTAATCATGGACTTGCTGTAATGTGCTCTTCTTGAGTTTCTTCCTCTTAGCTAAATGACGAGTTCGGTAGTTTATGTAAGTATTGACAGCTTGAGAAACAGATTCTTCGTGGAGTTCCAAAGACAGCGCTAGTTTTGCTGATGTTTCTCCAAAAAGCTCTTCAATTTCGCAGCGGTTACGGCTGGTGGCAATCCACTTCGCGCGTGAGGAAGTACTCGATATCAGTGCCAGGAGAAGGGGAAGGTCTTCGACGCACTCATCCAGGGCATCTACAAGCAAGTATATCTCACCAAGACTTGGATCGTCCAAGATTTTGCGGAAAATACCCTCGAGGGATATCTTATAGTTCCAGTGGTCTTCGTCTTTCTTGTCGAATAGATGATACACAGCAGTGGGGTGTTGAATGACCAGCAGGTAGATGAGACCTTTCAAGATTGCTGCATAGTTGTTCAGACCGGAATTTGTAGCTTGACAGAAGAAATAGGATATTGTCTTGTTGTTATCCGAGCCATCCAGCCTCGTCAAAGGCTGCAGCTCATTGACGAGACCACACAAGAGCATTGTCTTTCCTTTGCCCGGGTCTCCTCTAATCCACAAAAGCCGACCAGTCTTCCTTTCGTCGCGCCAAGTAATGAACTCAGGGCTTTCAAGAATCCACACGTACGAATCCTTCAACAAACCGCCATTCGTCTGTTCGATCCTAGCTTTGTCATCACGAGGATCGGTCGAGCGCAGTGCGTCCAGGTATTTCTTCGCTCCGTCGTCCTCGGATCCTCTGCCATGATTATGAGTTATGTTGTAGCTATTGCCGACGTGTACTCTGGAAGATCCAGATGCATTCAGAGATTGCACAGTGCTGGCAGTTGGATTCTCCATTGTGACATCAGTGATTCAAATGTCATGGTCATTCAGTGAGAGAGGTGGAAGAGAGGCAGGAGAATGTCACGCGAGGGTTGAAAGAGGGGGAGAGAAGGGGCAACAAGGATATATCCAATCGCAGCAAAGATTTGAAGGTGTCTGCCTTAAGTCTGCGTGGCTGAGGGTGCCCCACTcagaaccaacaaccaacagcttgAGGCGAAAATAACTCACCAAAGTGGTTGATTTCTTCAATTAATAACCTTGAGTTAGAAAAGAAATCATGGCTGAGATATTTGGCACTGTCGCTGGCGCCATAAGCATCGCCGGCCTATTCAACAACTGCGTCGATTGTTTCAACTACATCCAGATCGCCAAACATTTCGGCCAAGACTTCTCGCGCTATCAACTCCGGCTGGATGTCGCCAAATGCCGACTAGCAAGATGGGGAGCATCAATCGATATCAACAGTGACCAACGATTCAGCGTCATCGAATCATCGGATCCCACAATTGCTTTAGCACAAGGCATTCTGGAAGAAATAGTGGACAGATTCGGAGCCGCATACAAGGTCTCCAGACGCTACAAGGCCACGACggaagaacaaggcctgGATATTTGCACGGAAGCCGATCTTAGTGCAGTTCCGCAGCGCGTACATACTCGCTTTGACGTGTTTACTAAACAGCGGTATAAAagcttggggttgatgaaAAAGACAGGCTGGGCTCTCTATGATAAGAACTATATGGGAAGAATGATTGATGATATTATCGCGTCAATTGATGATTTGGAAAAGGTCTTTCCTAGCACCCCACAGGTCACACATCAATTAGTCGAGATGGAAATTGAGGAGGTAAATGACGAGCAGGAGCTGAAATTGATCAACGATGTCGCTGAGGGCTTAGATCCTGTGCTATCTAAGGCATCTAAAGATAAGATAGGGGAAATTGCTGGCAGAAACACTGCTGGGAAGATCACTGGACCAGGTAGTGTCAATATCGGCAACTCATTTGTGACAGGGTCGTTCTCAAATTCACAAGGGACTCGGGTTAGTACAGTTAACCATGTGAATGAGGTCAATACTACAGAGCCGTCAAGAGTGAATATTGGTAATACCTGGGGCGGCAAGGGGTTTTGGGACTGAGAGATGGCTTGGGTAGAGGGCTTATTAGTCTTTTACCACGCTTGGGCgaagtttctttttatgAGGCCTAAGATGCTCAAGCCGCTTTGTTAAATCTGAACCATGAGCTTGTTGCatattatttataagtaGAGTGTATGTATAAAGAGCAATCgatataaatagttttttattttactcTAGATTGATCGACTACAGCGGGCGCTTTAAGTCTTgtagttatatctatcttactGGTAGCTGTATCTTACACTCATCTTAGTCTGGTCTTGATCTTATCTTGAACTGATCTTGGGCTCACCTTAGACTGATCTTAGGCTTATCTTAGCTATCTTATCATATCTTACTATAGCGATAATGATAAGCCGCCACTATCTTAAGAGACCTACCCTAGCTgcctaaaattatattatttagacAATAATAAGAAGCTGtaatcttatttacttaataattacAACAGGTTTTATGACATTGaatttaagaattaattaattaattaatatgatgtattttaataatactttacTCCaaaata encodes:
- a CDS encoding related to vegetatible incompatibility protein HET-E-1 codes for the protein MENPTASTVQSLNASGSSRVHVGNSYNITHNHGRGSEDDGAKKYLDALRSTDPRDDKARIEQTNGGLLKDSYVWILESPEFITWRDERKTGRLLWIRGDPGKGKTMLLCGLVNELQPLTRLDGSDNNKTISYFFCQATNSGLNNYAAILKGLIYLLVIQHPTAVYHLFDKKDEDHWNYKISLEGIFRKILDDPSLGEIYLLVDALDECVEDLPLLLALISSTSSRAKWIATSRNRCEIEELFGETSAKLALSLELHEESVSQAVNTYINYRTRHLAKRKKLKKSTLQQVHDYLSQHAHGTFLWVALVCQRLERCRSWEIPNQLSQFPQGLNELYAKMIHQIHKSENGDLYIRILAIASTVFRPLTFSELIAIENLNVDEETLPDLIVECGSFLTTKSNIVVFVHNSAKDFLLKETSTLLFQSGLAHHQYDLFQRCIAMMQSLRRDIYGLVYPGVSLDAALRNCPDPDPLDNMEYPCVFWADHMQEASKLSILDESNINITGTGTVNKFISEKFLFWLEALALCQNLPAGLKALEILRNLADHGQASYKALIEDALRFAHYFCSIIERYPLQIYASGLLYSPKNSLIRSRFKQYTWEIFTEGPKVDKEWSPIRRLFEHDDCLHIISMSFAPTSQMLVTTTFSELLRWNVSQEPVPDIMKKDLSHDTAASSDGKWSAILASECEIQVHDLNLKRVAWRLELDSSDWLDMVISPDNQSLLMCYRSMLVIYDISGGIRRWFLLGNEFPYLSFGNPLFFSFSSNGCWVAVHMRGSTQIGVLNLGTGEQNKNPNWADIGTIHDTEFIPNTYLLMFCDSGNNIYLWNVMEKKCKKWIHTEYSFHLLAVSHSGSWLLLGGRNGLAICDRANRRVRRIIGLPRNLYAEAIAISFDDQLVACGNENGLWILDANTLLADTSRTTRDAHEEVYISDNGQLIAYDLGRSIEVWDASTSDMICSLPAAEVTHQSTKTIKFSPKDHYLLVVNLELILGWDLTRESWQRLSGDFHSEITAVSDKRQNGDRWVAARWSMGGISVWNLTTGKRTRNFRQPDNQSLKAASIAFTGNKLGILWCPDNELSGNEAFHLYNVENGEVLSRIELPYCRALQTPNKVPEPRLKLSLSGSFAMMRYGLGSFSFLRSLSTNSDGIQVWPWGRNENGLRHHHDGFHHFFFLNESTVSTDSGTFYIRFFEESISSQPYEVYTKDKVVINRESGEDPHHMALTYGEYTQGPNGEWINFHNKPLLWRPAQYRDEIMAIGPDYVLLDPSYGVQFIRFAKDANKLLHHAILRTELI